The Afipia massiliensis genome has a segment encoding these proteins:
- a CDS encoding class I adenylate-forming enzyme family protein: MQPVGQWINLHARQRPAKTAIVDDRRRLTYAELDRETDALAAAFAARGVRAGDRIGILSGASVEWVMVYLSIVKLGAIATALNYRETPDRLVAMMQSVGVSLLFTDTGSRAALSGFSGLPEIIELSRASLDDLTSRHTEQHAFDLVKPTDGNVILFTGGTTGVSKGVLLSHANLFWNVINEALATRITEWDTTLLGTALHHSAALNTWLLPHLYLGGTAVILREFTADAWIDMVQRERVTNGFTPPTMARQVVKHPNAGKADWRHFRRWYSGAGILPRHEREEMEALNPGLGIYYQYGLTEAGPIVTVLQPEDYDLAPGSIGRAVRNCEIRMLREDRTDAPPDTVGEIAVRGPAVMSGYFNRPEETARVFHDGWLLTGDLGVMDANGFITFHDRSKDMIKTGGLNVYSQEVEHVLAKHPAVREVAVIGTQDDHWGEMVTAVITLHDGMSADENDLISFARKDLGGYQTPKRILFMSYDELPKNYLGKILKRELRTKVDS, translated from the coding sequence ATGCAGCCTGTCGGACAGTGGATCAATCTTCATGCGCGCCAACGCCCGGCCAAGACCGCCATCGTCGATGACCGGCGGCGCTTGACCTATGCGGAACTTGATCGGGAAACGGATGCCCTTGCAGCAGCATTTGCCGCCCGCGGCGTTCGCGCCGGTGACCGTATCGGTATCCTTTCCGGCGCGTCGGTGGAATGGGTGATGGTCTATCTCTCCATCGTGAAACTCGGCGCGATCGCAACGGCACTGAACTACCGGGAAACACCTGACCGTCTCGTCGCGATGATGCAAAGCGTCGGGGTGAGCCTCCTGTTCACCGATACTGGCTCTCGCGCTGCACTGTCCGGTTTCTCCGGGCTTCCCGAGATCATCGAATTATCCCGGGCATCGCTCGACGATCTCACGAGTCGGCATACCGAGCAGCATGCCTTTGACTTGGTGAAGCCGACAGACGGAAACGTCATTCTGTTTACTGGCGGTACAACCGGCGTCTCCAAGGGCGTACTGCTGTCTCACGCCAACCTGTTCTGGAACGTGATCAACGAAGCGCTGGCCACACGGATCACCGAATGGGACACCACCCTGCTCGGAACCGCCCTGCATCACTCGGCCGCGCTAAACACGTGGTTGCTGCCGCATCTCTATCTCGGCGGCACGGCCGTAATCCTGCGGGAGTTCACGGCGGACGCCTGGATCGACATGGTGCAGCGTGAGCGCGTCACGAACGGATTCACACCGCCCACCATGGCGCGCCAGGTGGTCAAGCACCCAAATGCGGGCAAGGCGGACTGGCGGCATTTCCGTCGCTGGTACTCAGGCGCAGGCATCCTTCCCCGGCACGAGCGCGAGGAAATGGAGGCGCTCAATCCGGGACTCGGTATCTATTATCAGTATGGACTGACCGAAGCCGGCCCCATCGTAACCGTACTGCAACCGGAAGATTACGACCTCGCTCCCGGCAGCATCGGCCGCGCCGTGCGCAACTGCGAAATCCGCATGCTGCGCGAAGACCGCACCGACGCGCCACCGGATACAGTCGGAGAGATCGCAGTCCGCGGCCCAGCTGTGATGAGCGGATATTTCAACCGCCCGGAAGAAACCGCGAGAGTGTTCCACGATGGCTGGCTTTTAACCGGCGATCTTGGCGTCATGGATGCAAATGGTTTCATCACATTTCATGATCGCTCCAAGGACATGATCAAGACGGGCGGCCTCAACGTCTACTCGCAGGAAGTCGAGCACGTGCTGGCGAAACACCCCGCAGTACGCGAAGTCGCCGTGATCGGCACGCAGGACGATCACTGGGGCGAGATGGTCACCGCCGTGATCACGCTGCATGACGGCATGTCCGCCGACGAAAACGACCTGATCTCGTTTGCGCGGAAGGATCTTGGCGGCTACCAGACGCCCAAGCGCATCCTGTTCATGAGCTACGACGAACTGCCGAAGAACTATCTCGGAAAAATCCTCAAGCGCGAACTTCGTACAAAGGTTGATTCATGA
- a CDS encoding enoyl-CoA hydratase/isomerase family protein: MTVLREIPRPGVALITINRPDKLNSIDPATDLLLREAWAWAEQAYDVRCIILTGTEKSFCAGGDIAQLLPDLRRRNEINADDGTFCGLTRVYPTRKPIIAAVNGMAFGGGLELALASDIRIASAKAKFGLPEVQVGVLAGAGGVTRLPRFIAPAIAAEMLLTGEAIDADTALRAGLVSRVVPPEQLMETAFRIATRIAANAPLAIVRTLELIRKSRSLSLADSLDMERASLQYLLASADAKEGIAAFSEKRVPAFTGH; this comes from the coding sequence ATGACTGTCTTGCGTGAAATTCCACGCCCCGGCGTAGCCCTCATCACCATCAATCGTCCCGACAAGCTGAATTCCATCGATCCGGCGACGGATTTGCTGTTGCGTGAGGCATGGGCCTGGGCGGAACAGGCGTACGACGTACGGTGCATTATCCTTACCGGAACAGAGAAGTCATTTTGCGCAGGCGGCGATATCGCGCAGCTTTTGCCGGATCTGCGCCGCCGCAACGAGATCAATGCCGATGACGGCACGTTCTGCGGGCTGACACGTGTATATCCGACACGCAAACCGATCATCGCCGCCGTCAATGGTATGGCGTTCGGCGGCGGCCTTGAACTGGCGCTGGCTTCGGACATCCGGATCGCCAGCGCCAAGGCAAAATTCGGCCTGCCGGAAGTCCAGGTCGGCGTGCTTGCCGGCGCAGGCGGCGTAACCCGCCTCCCCCGGTTCATCGCGCCCGCCATTGCAGCCGAAATGCTGCTGACCGGCGAAGCGATCGACGCGGACACGGCGCTCCGCGCCGGTCTCGTCAGCCGCGTTGTTCCCCCGGAGCAACTGATGGAGACGGCCTTCAGGATCGCAACCCGCATCGCCGCGAACGCGCCGCTGGCAATTGTCCGGACGCTTGAACTGATCCGGAAATCCCGCTCGCTCAGTCTTGCGGACAGCCTCGATATGGAGCGTGCCAGCCTTCAATATCTTCTGGCCAGCGCGGACGCGAAGGAAGGCATCGCCGCCTTCTCCGAAAAGCGCGTCCCTGCATTTACAGGACACTGA
- a CDS encoding isovaleryl-CoA dehydrogenase: MLDIYASDETTRQIRDSVAAFASERIAPLADEVDRKDTFPRHLWPDLGALGVLGITADEDDGGAGLGYLAHVVASEEISRASGSIGISYIAHSNLCVNQIRLNANPELRRRYLPKLISGEHVGALAMSESGSGSDVVSMALRAEQRGDRFVLNGSKMWITNGDHADVYVIYAKTSPDAGKRGITAFVVERDTPGFGRAQKLDKLGMRGSGTCELVFEDCEIPAENVLGTIDAGVRVLMKGLDYERIVAASASVGLMQAALDIALPYVRERKQFGQPIGEFQLVQGKLAEMMTALNVSRAYLYTVAAAADRGLPLRKEAASAIMFASEAATRVALDAIQLLGGNGYINEYATGRLLRDAKLYEIGAGTTEIRKMLIGRELVHAGG, encoded by the coding sequence ATGCTCGACATTTACGCATCGGACGAGACCACGCGCCAAATCCGGGACAGTGTCGCCGCGTTCGCCAGCGAACGAATCGCGCCGTTGGCTGACGAGGTCGACCGCAAGGATACGTTTCCGCGACATCTGTGGCCGGACCTCGGCGCGCTCGGCGTGTTGGGAATTACGGCAGACGAAGACGACGGTGGCGCGGGTTTAGGCTATCTCGCGCACGTGGTCGCTTCCGAGGAAATTTCCCGCGCTTCCGGCTCGATCGGAATTTCCTACATCGCCCATTCCAACCTGTGCGTGAACCAGATCCGGCTAAATGCCAATCCTGAGCTGCGGAGGCGTTATCTGCCCAAGCTGATCTCCGGCGAGCATGTCGGTGCGCTGGCCATGAGCGAATCCGGTTCCGGATCGGACGTCGTCAGCATGGCGCTGCGGGCGGAGCAACGCGGCGATCGCTTCGTTCTCAACGGTAGCAAGATGTGGATCACCAACGGCGATCACGCCGACGTTTATGTGATCTACGCAAAAACGAGCCCTGATGCTGGTAAGCGCGGCATCACCGCTTTTGTGGTCGAGCGTGACACGCCCGGTTTCGGCCGCGCGCAAAAGCTCGACAAACTCGGCATGCGTGGCTCAGGCACTTGCGAACTGGTGTTCGAGGATTGCGAAATTCCGGCGGAGAATGTTCTGGGAACAATCGACGCCGGCGTCCGAGTACTGATGAAAGGCCTCGACTATGAGCGCATCGTCGCCGCGTCCGCGTCTGTTGGATTGATGCAGGCGGCGCTTGATATTGCACTGCCCTACGTGCGGGAACGCAAGCAGTTCGGCCAACCGATCGGAGAATTTCAGCTAGTCCAGGGTAAGCTTGCTGAAATGATGACCGCGCTCAATGTCTCGCGCGCCTACCTCTATACCGTGGCCGCTGCGGCGGATCGCGGGCTGCCGCTTCGCAAGGAGGCCGCCAGCGCCATCATGTTCGCATCGGAAGCCGCGACGCGTGTAGCGCTCGACGCCATTCAGTTGCTCGGCGGCAACGGTTACATCAACGAATACGCGACGGGCCGGTTACTGCGCGACGCCAAGCTATATGAGATTGGCGCGGGCACGACGGAAATCCGCAAAATGCTGATCGGCCGCGAACTGGTCCACGCCGGCGGATAG
- the badI gene encoding 2-ketocyclohexanecarboxyl-CoA hydrolase — MTYEDIIYEERPKGIARITINRPASYNAFRGKTVEELIHAFQRAGWDKSIGVIVLTGAGDKAFCTGGDQSAHEGQYDGRGTIGLPIDEFQSVIRDMPKPVIARVNGFAIGGGNVLATICDLTIASDRAQFGQVGPKVGSVDPGFGTAYLARVVGEKKAREIWYLNRRYTAAQAVEMGLANIAVPHDELDAEVDRWCEELLERSPTALALAKRSFNADTESIRGIASMGMAALSLYYDTEESKEGGRAFREKRKPDFRKFNR, encoded by the coding sequence ATGACTTACGAAGACATCATCTACGAGGAACGCCCGAAGGGCATTGCTCGCATCACGATCAATCGGCCAGCAAGCTACAATGCCTTTCGTGGGAAGACGGTCGAAGAGCTCATCCACGCCTTTCAGCGCGCGGGGTGGGACAAGTCGATTGGCGTGATCGTTTTGACCGGCGCGGGGGACAAGGCCTTCTGCACCGGCGGCGACCAGAGCGCACATGAGGGACAATACGACGGCCGGGGCACGATCGGCCTGCCCATCGACGAATTCCAGAGCGTCATTCGCGACATGCCGAAGCCCGTCATCGCACGGGTCAACGGCTTTGCGATCGGCGGTGGCAACGTGCTCGCGACGATCTGCGATCTGACGATTGCATCCGACAGGGCGCAGTTCGGACAGGTTGGTCCGAAGGTCGGATCCGTCGATCCGGGTTTCGGAACTGCTTATCTGGCCCGTGTCGTTGGCGAGAAGAAGGCGCGCGAAATCTGGTATCTCAACCGGCGCTACACGGCTGCGCAGGCGGTCGAGATGGGGCTCGCCAACATCGCCGTGCCGCATGATGAACTCGATGCGGAGGTTGATCGCTGGTGTGAAGAGCTGCTCGAGCGTAGCCCCACAGCCCTGGCGCTTGCCAAGCGGTCCTTCAATGCAGATACGGAATCGATCCGCGGCATCGCCAGCATGGGCATGGCAGCGCTCAGCCTCTATTACGACACCGAGGAGTCGAAAGAGGGCGGCCGGGCGTTTCGGGAGAAGCGCAAACCCGACTTCCGCAAGTTCAATCGTTGA